In one Notolabrus celidotus isolate fNotCel1 chromosome 1, fNotCel1.pri, whole genome shotgun sequence genomic region, the following are encoded:
- the oxtrl gene encoding LOW QUALITY PROTEIN: oxytocin receptor like (The sequence of the model RefSeq protein was modified relative to this genomic sequence to represent the inferred CDS: deleted 1 base in 1 codon): MEELLRVQSAWAQNISWSNSSRGNDTHLGNSTVNPLKRNEEVAKVEVTVLVLVFLLALTGNLCVLWAIHATKHSQSRMYYFMKHLSIADLVVAVFQVLPQLIWDITFRFYGPDFLCRLVKYLQVVGMFASTYMLVLMSIDRCLAICHPLRSVHKRKDRCCVIASWMLSLIFSTPQAYIFSLKEVGHGVYDCWGDFVQPWGAKAYITWMSLSIYIIPVAILSICYGLICFKIWQNFNLKTRRDHFLALTPRPSKGAHPLCRVSSVRLISKAKIRTVKMTFVVVLAYIVCWTPFFFVQMWSAWDPAAPREDMAFIIAMLLASLNSCCNPWIYLFFAGHLFHDLSQCFFCCCRPYLTASTCRCEQQCRHKSNCSTFVIKNLAASGASHTHPALGDRDTEEPAESHPGFL, from the exons ATGGAGGAGTTATTACGCGTGCAGAGTGCTTGGGCGCAGAATATTTCCTGGAGCAACTCAAGTCGTGGGAATGACACACACCTAGGAAATAGCACGGTGAATCCTTTGAAACGAAACGAAGAGGTGGCCAAAGTTGAAGTTACCGTCCTAGTCCTTGTGTTCCTGCTCGCCCTGACCGGCAACCTGTGCGTCCTGTGGGCTATTCACGCCACCAAGCACAGCCAGTCTCGGATGTATTACTTCATGAAGCACCTGAGCATTGCAGATCTCGTGGTTGCAGTTTTCCAAGTGTTACCTCAACTTATTTGGGATATCACTTTTCGCTTCTATGGGCCAGATTTTCTCTGTAGGCTGGTAAAATACCTTCAGGTCGTGGGGATGTTTGCTTCTACCTACATGCTCGTTCTGATGTCCATCGACAGGTGTTTAGCGATCTGCCACCCACTCCGCTCCGTGCACAAGAGGAAGGACCGCTGCTGTGTGATCGCGTCCTGGATGCTCAGCCTGATATTCAGCACTCCTCAAGCGTACATATTTTCTTTAAAGGAGGTCGGGCATGGCGTTTATGACTGCTGGGGCGACTTTGTGCAGCCGTGGGGGGCAAAAGCATACATCACATGGATGAGTCTCAGTATTTACATTATCCCAGTGGCTATTTTAAGCATCTGCTATGGGCTGATCTGCTTTAAAATATGGCAGAACTTCAATCTAAAAACCAGAAGGGACCACTTCCTGGCTCTGACTCCCAGGCCCTCAAAAGGCGCACATCCTCTCTGCCGTGTGAGCAGCGTGAGGCTCATTTCAAAGGCAAAGATCCGCACAGTGAAAATGACATTTGTGGTGGTCCTTGCATACATAGTGTGTTGGACTCCCTTCTTCTTTGTCCAGATGTGGTCTGCATGGGATCCTGCTGCCCCAAGAGAAG ACATGGCCTTCATCATTGCCATGTTGCTGGCCAGCCTCAACAGCTGCTGTAACCCCTGGATTTACCTGTTCTTTGCTGGTCACCTGTTCCACGACCTGTCACAGTGCTTCTTTTGCTGCTGTCGACCGTATCTGACTGCCTCCACCTGCCGCTGTGAACAGCAGTGCAGGCACAAGAGCAACTGCTCCACATTCGTCATCAAGAAC CTGGCAGCCAGCGGAGCCTCTCACACACATCCAGCACTGGGGGACCGGGACACTGAAGAGCCAGCTGAAAGCCATCCAGGCTTCCTGTAG